CGGACACCTCACACACGGCAGCCCCGTCAATTTCTCGGGCAAACTCTACGAATTCGTGCAATACGGCGTCGGCGAAGACACCGGCCTGATTAACTACGACGAACTCGCTGCAGTGGCCGAAAAGGAAAAGCCCAAAATGATCACTGTAGGCGCATCCGCTTACTCACGCATCATCGACTTCGAACGTATGGGCGAAATCGCTCGCTCCGTCGGCGCCTATCTCTTCGCCGACATTGCTCACATCGCAGGGTTGGTTGCCGCAGGCGTTCATCCTTCTCCTGTGCCACACGCCGACTTCGTCACCACCACCACGCACAAGACCCTACGCGGCCCACGTGGCGGCCTGATTCTTTGCAAAGCGGAGCACGCAAAAATCATCGACTCTGCAATGTTCCCAGGCGGCCAAGGCGGCCCGCTCATGCACGTCATCGCAGCCAAAGCAGTCTGCTTCGGTGAAGCCCTCAAGCCCAGCTTCAAGGACTACGCCGCTCAAATCGTCAAAAACTCGCAAGCACTCGCGGCAGCCATGATGGAACGTGGCTACAAGCTCATCTCCGGGGGCTCCGACAATCACCTCTTCTTGGTCGACCTACGCGAAAACCTGCCTGACCTCACAGCCAAGGTCGCGCAAGAGACGCTCGATCGCGCGCACATCACTTGCAACAAGAACACCGTGCCCTTCGAGACACGCTCTCCTTTCAAAGCATCCGGTATTCGCCTCGGCACACCGGCGGTCACCAGCCGCGGCTTCGTTGAAGCCGACATGGTCACCATCGCCGACTGCATCGATACCGTGCTGAAAGCCATCGACACCGACGGTCTGGACGCAGCACTCGAAGACGTCAAAGCACGCGTTGCTGAGCTTGCCGCAAAATATCCACTGCCTTACTAAGGCAGCGCTTATAATTTAAATCCAAGGCGGACCTGCGAAAGCAAGTCCGCCTTTTTTATATAACTTGGGAACGTTGAACGTCCAACGCTCAACTTCCAATGTTGAATTGCACCGCGCACGGACGTGACTGGCGTCACATCGATACACCTCAATCTGTAGCGAACTCGCGCCAGCGAGGTCTCGGGGAACGTCGAACGTCCAACGTTGCATTCCAGGACTCCACAGACGTGACTGGCGTCACATCGCTACAACAGATCTGCCGCCAGGTCCGCCAACTCGGAGCGCACACCTGTCGCTAATTCCAAGTGAGCAGTGATCTCCGTGCCCTTCAGTCGCTGCGCGGTGTGCACCAATCCATTGGACCACGCATCCAAGAACATACTGTCCACTTGATACGGATCCCCGAGCAGGATCACCTTCGAGCCCTCAGCCATGCGGCTGACAACTGTCTTGGCCTCATGCGGTGTTAGATTCTGCGCTTCATCGATAATAAAAATCGTATTCGAGAGCGAACGGCCGCGAATGAAGGTCATAGCTTCCACCTCGACCATGCCGTAATCAAATAGGAACTGAAAGGGCTTGCGCGGCTTATTATCCTCTTCGGCGCTCTCCTGCTTTGAGGGCTGCTTAGCCAGTTTCGCCATCGCCTTCTTGCGCTTACGCGTCGAGGTAATCCGGTTAATGTGCGAATCCTCATTGGCGGGCTCTTCCTGCTTCACCACCTTGCGATTACTGAAGAGCACTTCCAAATTATCAAAAAACGGCGCGATATAGGGTGCCATTTTTTCTTCCAGCGTCCCAGGCAAGGCGCCGGTATCTTTACCAATATGCACCAGAGGACGCGTAATAAAGACACGCTCATATAAGTTGTCCTCTCCGATGGTTTGAAACAGTGCCATCGCAATCGAGACCAGAGTCTTCCCCGTGCCCGCCTTACCACTGCAGGTCACGAGCTTAATATCTTCATCCAACAACGCATCCATCAGCATCCGTTGCTCT
The nucleotide sequence above comes from Coraliomargarita algicola. Encoded proteins:
- the glyA gene encoding serine hydroxymethyltransferase — encoded protein: MSTATSNPALNANPIAAIDPEIAAAIAAERQRQESHIELIASENFTYPAVMEAQGSILTNKYAEGYPGKRWYGGCEHVDVVERLAIERAKELFGADHANVQPHSGSQANFAVYTSVLQPGDKVLGMNLAHGGHLTHGSPVNFSGKLYEFVQYGVGEDTGLINYDELAAVAEKEKPKMITVGASAYSRIIDFERMGEIARSVGAYLFADIAHIAGLVAAGVHPSPVPHADFVTTTTHKTLRGPRGGLILCKAEHAKIIDSAMFPGGQGGPLMHVIAAKAVCFGEALKPSFKDYAAQIVKNSQALAAAMMERGYKLISGGSDNHLFLVDLRENLPDLTAKVAQETLDRAHITCNKNTVPFETRSPFKASGIRLGTPAVTSRGFVEADMVTIADCIDTVLKAIDTDGLDAALEDVKARVAELAAKYPLPY